A stretch of Episyrphus balteatus chromosome 2, idEpiBalt1.1, whole genome shotgun sequence DNA encodes these proteins:
- the LOC129910313 gene encoding putative uncharacterized protein DDB_G0288537: MPSLVTVLASPLNYTTSTLRNRTQFPSSINIDDGGGGGGIGGIEQNAEAILPNFLPSSESFDIPATFSPPGVGNLLASGSNAVYYEETASSLLSSSSSSASSSSSSSSTFEFFEDAAEFFNSPLPFDASENGLFNGRFVPPPPRPPFLMDEPVITDGLTTCDLCSWAMPTKSTFIFEGTIEKASELGWPLTLIIVSILSAILGAIIMITVVRCKRKKSSNNRNETHVQWWSRNKRPNNNNHLRRSNIYTAHPADSIRGLNGQQQPPQIQQQLNQQATLQPQESQLYQQQHNRHNHNHFPHPPHHHHHHQHQEQPQHQQQQHPNHLQQLQHHSSSSLSNMAPITTDTCNWPNVSTLVVPS, translated from the exons atgcCATCACTCGTAACTGTATTAGCCAGTCCATTAAATTACACAACATCTACATTGAGGAACCGAACACAATTCCCATCATCAATTAATATTGACGATggaggtggtggtggtggaATTGGAGGAATTGAACAAAATGCCGAAGCAATATTACCAAATTTCCTGCCATCATCTGAATCATTTGATATACCTGCCACGTTTAGTCCACCTGGTGTAGGTAATTTATTAGCATCAGGTTCAAATGCTGTTTATTATGAAGAGACTGCGTCATCATTattatcttcttcttcatcatctgcctcctcatcatcatcatcatcatcaacatttGAATTCTTCGAAGATGCTgctgaattttttaattcacctCTGCCATTTGATGCTAGTGAAAACGGTCTATTTAATGGACGTTTTGTACCGCCACCACCAAGGCCGCCATTTTTAATGGATGAACCTGTTATAACTGATGGACTGACTACGTGTGATTTGTGCTCATGGGCAATGCCAACTAAAAGTACATTCATATTTGAAGGAACGATAG AGAAAGCATCCGAATTAGGATGGCCACTTACGCTTATCATAGTCTCAATATTATCAGCAATACTAGGTGCAATAATTATGATTACAGTCGTTAGATGCAAGAG aaaaaaatcaTCGAACAATCGAAATG aaactcaTGTTCAATGGTGGTCGAGAAACAAGCGGCCAAATAACAACAACCATCTACGGCGAAGCAACATTTACACCGCACATCCTGCGGATAGTATTAGAGGATTGAATGGTCAGCAGCAGCCTCCGCAGATTCAGCAGCAGCTTAATCAACAAGCAACGTTACAGCCCCAGGAGTCGCAACTGTATCAACAGCAGCACAATCGTCATAATCATAATCACTTCCCCCATCCCCCGCATCATCATCACCACCACCAGCACCAAGAGCAGCCACAACATCAGCAGCAACAGCATCCGAATCACCTGCAACAACTGCAACACCACAGCAGCAGCAGCCTCTCCAACATGGCCCCCATTACCACAGATACGTGCAATTGGCCAAACGTTTCAACCCTCGTTGTGCCCAGCTGA